In a genomic window of Methylovirgula sp. 4M-Z18:
- a CDS encoding GNAT family N-acetyltransferase produces MSDPAFLVRPIAPADLDQWRVLWDGYNAFYGRAGATTLPAEITRETWRRLFDADEPVHALVADDGGQLLGFAHYLFHRSTITIGPSCYLQDLFTGEAARGKGVGGALIEEVWHRAKLVGAARVYWQTHETNANAMKLYDKVAERSGFIVYRKPL; encoded by the coding sequence ATGTCCGATCCCGCATTCCTGGTCCGTCCGATCGCGCCGGCGGATTTAGACCAATGGCGCGTCCTATGGGACGGCTATAACGCCTTCTACGGCCGTGCGGGCGCGACAACCCTTCCGGCCGAGATCACGCGCGAAACCTGGCGCCGCCTGTTCGATGCTGATGAGCCGGTCCACGCGCTCGTTGCCGACGATGGCGGACAATTGCTAGGCTTCGCGCATTACCTGTTCCATCGCAGCACCATCACGATCGGGCCGAGCTGCTATCTTCAGGACCTGTTCACAGGCGAAGCGGCGCGCGGCAAAGGGGTCGGCGGCGCTCTGATCGAAGAGGTCTGGCACAGGGCCAAGCTTGTGGGAGCGGCCCGAGTCTATTGGCAAACCCATGAAACCAATGCCAATGCCATGAAGCTCTACGACAAGGTGGCGGAACGGTCGGGGTTTATCGTCTATCGCAAGCCGCTTTGA